The following are from one region of the Magallana gigas chromosome 4, xbMagGiga1.1, whole genome shotgun sequence genome:
- the LOC105326755 gene encoding uncharacterized protein, whose product MSKTKKNDNDTMDTKMSPRERLEFYRNKKLQKRRQQKLASYHKNKTVKQTEYKQTSDAIRKRMYRAKQAETRQKETERKRKYRNLARNKNVELSANTKNSNEMIRHVFKNRTSKHRALKKLKDSLPQSPKKRSATLAAYLKNSNSPTTKILIDADVVLSPEEQSKKSTEKAVLQDLKTTIDSCKMKRSKDSVTSMNVLVASISGEQVTQSRCRKNLAKKLGLPVRRISKGNTIRTTVLKTERSCWTYTFRKTRTDAISTETKQLAYDFWLRPGISRPTGNKADIKRERIGPKLYTSHAVYILEKTQTEVYLDFISENPDIKICQRSFENCKPYFVRQARPKDRHTCCCRYHVEIKSAFKSCMDFRKKIIKTNANDVGIDVQVFESISDVVDVTLCINPTLQCMKRQCAECGIHKLYLLPEETGDAETDETVKWEKFEKVEIKVKGNKTTKKLVLVKKESKVSDLFSHFLQLLKSFPFHQHRATWQNNQFQELSSHLPLNHCICVHDFSENYRCTELKQLQSAYFQKTEVSVHVTILHRHALPDIDGVESTEQNPEIITEHFFVISDDQQHDQYFVHEVRKTISEYLASISYPVDTMHEFTDGCAAQYKSRHCFGDISNSSRDFGFKHFTRNYFETAHAKGPQDAAGGLLKRQADLAVLRGQAHIQNARDLYEFAVSNLTRTKSVCRRRLFRFLDFIPREGNLSFKPISNIRSVHQVIVDNSSPHIIIRELSCFCEKCSLQIYHECVNVQRIGQVQHHEMVKETNNTFDVEEDDEEVPLSEMVSKGQVIAVYADDPDHDYFLLKVQEAIQTLNSESTDAWGSTLPAGIKVITGLYYDNIDNKNLLSYKRIPRRRAVVPASAVVYICSEIDARANIVLDECVHLNILHAINDIIMS is encoded by the exons ATGTCTAAAACGAAG AAGAATGACAATGATACCATGGATACGAAAATGTCCCCACGAGAAAGATTAGAGTTTTATAGAAATAAGAAACTTCAAAAACGACGACAACAAAAGCTAGCATCgtatcataaaaacaaaactgtcaAACAGACTGAGTATAAACAAACTTCTGATGCAATTAGAAAGCGCATGTACAGAGCAAAACAAGCTGAAACGAGACAGAAGGAAACAGaacgaaaaagaaaatatagaaaTTTAGCGAGGAATAAAAACGTCGAGCTCTCTGCGAAcacgaaaaattcaaatgaaatgataagacatgtttttaaaaacagaacaaGTAAACACagagcattaaaaaaattaaaggattcGTTACCCCAATCACCAAAGAAGCGGTCAGCTACACTGGCAgcatatttgaaaaattcaaactctCCAAcgacaaaaattttaattgatgcTGATGTCGTATTATCACCAGAAGAACAAAGTAAAAAATCAACGGAAAAAGCGGTTCTGcaagatttaaaaacaacaattgaTAGCTGCAAAATGAAAAGATCGAAAGACTCGGTTACGTCTATGAACGTGCTTGTTGCATCAATAAGTGGTGAACAAGTGACCCAAAGCAGATGTCGAAAAAATCTAGCTAAAAAACTTGGTTTACCAGTTAGACGAATAAGTAAGGGAAACACAATTCGCACCACTGTATTGAAAACTGAAAGATCTTGTTGGACTTACACGTTTAGAAAAACGCGCACTGACGCGATTTCAACGGAAACTAAACAACTTGCGTACGACTTTTGGCTGCGTCCAGGTATCTCCCGACCGACTGGAAATAAAGCAGATATCAAGCGAGAAAGAATTGGACCCAAATTATACACGAGCCACGCAGTGTATATTTTAGAAAAGACCCAAACTGAAGTTTACCTGGATTTCATAAGCGAAAATCCTGATATCAAAATTTGTCAAAGGTCCTTTGAAAATTGCAAGCCCTATTTTGTTAGACAGGCCCGCCCAAAGGACAGACACACATGCTGTTGTAGATATCATGTTGAAATAAAGAGTGCCTTCAAATCATGTATGGACTTTCGGAAAAAGATCATCAAAACAAATGCAAATGACGTTGGAATTGACGTCCAAGTATTCGAGTCCATAAGCGATGTGGTGGATGTCACATTGTGTATAAATCCTACTTTGCAATGCATGAAGCGACAGTGTGCAGAATGTGGTATCCACAAACTATACTTATTACCAGAAGAAACTGGAGACGCGGAGACAGACGAAACAGTCAAGtgggaaaaatttgaaaaagttgAAATCAAAGTGAAGGGcaataaaacaacaaagaaacTCGTTCTGGTTAAAAAGGAATCAAAAGTCAGTGATTTATTTTCACACTTTTTGCAACTATTAAAATCGTTTCCATTCCATCAACACCGAGCTACTTGGCAAAACAACCAATTTCAAGAACTTTCATCTCATCTTCCACTCAACCACTGCATCTGTGTTCATGACTTTTCTGAAAATTACCGTTGCACAGAATTAAAACAACTTCAAAGTGCTTACTTTCAAAAAACTGAAGTCTCTGTTCACGTTACGATTTTACATCGCCATGCACTACCCGACATTGATGGAGTGGAGAGCACTGAGCAGAACCCAGAAATAATCactgaacatttttttgttattagtGATGATCAACAGCATGACCAGTATTTCGTCCATGAAGTTCGTAAAACAATATCCGAGTACTTGGCATCTATTTCCTACCCGGTTGACACCATGCACGAGTTCACAGATGGATGTGCAGCCCAATATAAGAGTCGACATTGCTTTGGGGATATCAGCAACTCCAGTCGGGATTTCGGTTTCAAACATTTTACCAGAAATTATTTTGAGACTGCACATGCTAaag GACCTCAAGATGCTGCTGGAGGACTGTTAAAAAGACAGGCAGATCTGGCAGTTTTGCGTGGACAAGCCCATATACAAAATGCCCGGGATCTGTATGAATTTGCTGTTTCGAATTTGACGCGGACAAAATCTGTTTGCCGGAGACGGCTTTTCCGTTTTCTTGATTTCATCCCAAGAGAAGGCAATTTAAGTTTCAAACCAATATCAAACATCAGATCTGTCCATCAAGTCATCGTTGATAACTCGTCTCCCCATATCATTATACGCGAACTGTCCTGCTTTTGTGAAAAATGCAGTTTACAAATTTATCACGAATGTGTAAATGTTCAAAGAATTGGGCAAGTTCAACACCATGAAATGGTCAAGGAGACAAACAACACATTCGATGTTGAAGAAGATGACGAAGAGGTGCCCTTGTCCGAAATGGTATCCAAAGGACAGGTAATTGCCGTATATGCGGATGACCCAGACCATGACTATTTCTTGCTAAAAGTTCAGGAAGCAATTCAAACATTAAACAGCGAAAGCACTGACGCTTGGGGCTCAACTCTTCCAGCTGGTATTAAGGTCATCACAGGACTTTATTACGACAATATTGATAACAAGAATCTTCTGTCATACAAACGCATACCCAGGAGAAGAGCCGTAGTGCCAGCCAGTGCAGTAGTTTATATCTGTTCAGAAATAGATGCTCGGGCCAATATTGTTTTGGACGAATGTGTCCATTTAAACATATTGCATGCAATAAACGACATTATTATGtcttaa